From the Campylobacter concisus genome, one window contains:
- the sodB gene encoding superoxide dismutase [Fe], giving the protein MFELRKLPFDANSNAVVSAKTCEYHYGKHHATYVANLNNLIKDTKFANASFYEILTNSEGGLYNNVAQVYNHDFYWDCIAKKSEMSSELKAAIEANFANFKEEFLKAATTLFGSGWAWLVFDPSSKKLEIVQTSNAKTPVSDGKVPLLVVDVWEHAYYIDNFNARPKYLETFYENINWEFVSKAYEWALKEGLGSVEFYTKELHK; this is encoded by the coding sequence ATGTTTGAACTTAGAAAACTTCCATTTGATGCAAATAGCAATGCAGTAGTTAGCGCAAAAACCTGTGAATACCACTACGGCAAGCATCATGCAACTTACGTAGCAAATTTAAACAATCTTATAAAAGATACAAAATTTGCTAATGCATCTTTTTATGAAATTCTAACAAATAGCGAAGGTGGGCTTTATAACAACGTTGCTCAAGTTTATAACCACGACTTTTACTGGGACTGCATCGCTAAAAAAAGCGAGATGTCAAGCGAGCTAAAAGCTGCGATCGAAGCAAATTTTGCAAATTTCAAAGAGGAATTTTTAAAAGCAGCTACAACGCTTTTTGGCTCAGGCTGGGCGTGGCTTGTATTTGATCCAAGCAGTAAAAAGCTAGAGATAGTGCAAACTAGCAACGCAAAAACTCCAGTGAGCGACGGCAAAGTACCACTTCTAGTCGTTGATGTTTGGGAGCATGCTTACTACATCGACAACTTCAACGCTCGCCCAAAATACCTAGAGACTTTTTATGAGAACATAAACTGGGAATTTGTAAGCAAAGCTTACGAGTGGGCACTAAAAGAGGGTCTTGGCTCAGTTGAGTTTTACACAAAAGAGCTTCATAAATAA